In one window of Lewinella sp. 4G2 DNA:
- a CDS encoding class I SAM-dependent methyltransferase, with amino-acid sequence MRHLLTLVFLSMLFLSNCQPEPLPVQDPGVYLDDKQTTERDRGFWQQPGAVMDAMGDLEEKVVADIGAGKGFFARRLAPIADRVIAVELTDTLISELAALRDRELPSARRSRLEPRLGTPDDPNLEDNEVDIILFVNTLMYIERREQYLKKISPALRPDGRIVIVDWKKKDTDIGPAKSNRIALGDLEDMLKNAGYHLVSSDDETLEYQYIVVADKLQ; translated from the coding sequence ATGCGCCACCTCCTAACTTTGGTCTTCCTCTCGATGCTGTTCCTCTCCAATTGCCAGCCCGAACCACTCCCCGTACAGGACCCCGGCGTATACCTCGACGATAAGCAAACGACCGAACGGGATCGCGGCTTCTGGCAACAACCCGGCGCCGTGATGGACGCCATGGGCGACCTCGAAGAAAAGGTCGTCGCTGATATTGGCGCCGGAAAGGGCTTCTTCGCCCGCCGCCTCGCGCCCATCGCCGACCGCGTCATCGCCGTAGAACTAACGGACACACTCATCAGCGAACTCGCTGCACTGCGCGACCGTGAACTACCCAGCGCCCGGCGCAGCCGCCTCGAACCCCGCCTCGGTACGCCGGACGACCCCAATCTGGAAGACAACGAGGTGGACATCATCCTCTTCGTTAACACCCTCATGTACATCGAGCGGCGGGAGCAATACCTCAAAAAAATCTCCCCCGCCCTGCGTCCCGACGGCCGCATCGTTATCGTGGATTGGAAGAAAAAGGATACCGACATCGGCCCCGCAAAGAGCAACCGCATCGCCCTCGGCGACCTTGAGGATATGCTCAAAAATGCCGGCTACCACCTCGTGAGTAGCGACGACGAAACGCTCGAATACCAGTACATCGTCGTCGCCGATAAATTGCAATAA